From Salvelinus alpinus chromosome 20, SLU_Salpinus.1, whole genome shotgun sequence:
CTGAGGTGGAGCGCCCCCTAGTGATGGGACACTTCAACGTGGCCTCCAGCATGGGCTTCATCTTGGGACCCGTGGTGGGGGGCTACCTCACTGAACATGAGGGAGGCTTCTACATCTCATCCTTCACCTGTGCCGCCATCTTCCTCCTCAACGCAGGTAGGTGGGGGTTCTCCTGCGCCGCCATCTTCCTCCTCAACACAGATAGCTGGGGGTGAGGATGAGGACAGGAGATGGGGCAGGGAAggagaggcaaggagagagaggggaggagcaggagagtAGGCAAAGGGTGTGCAAGGCACTTATGTTGGTATTCCCAATTCCAACCAATTCTAAATCACACCTTAACTCTAGCCACTTTGTGGATGTGAAAGGATGGGATGTGTGCTGTCTAACCTTGTGTTTGTTGTGTTCCATCCAGGTCTAGTTTGGCTGCTTCCCTGGAGCGATGCACTAACCCTACGCACCGATGCTAACTCCGACAGCAGCGCTAGCAATGCCAGCTGCCACGACAACGACAACCACTTCACCTCAACACAGCAAAACTGCTCCCAAGGCAACAGCAACAACCAAACTACAGCGTCGGCGGCAGCGGTCACGGGATCGGTGGCTCCAGAGAAGAACCAGAGGAGCTGGAGCTGGGACCTGGACTGGGGGGAGGAGTCCCTGCTCCCTTCTGCCTGGCGTCAGCTCTCTTCGGTGGGCTCCAAGATTAGCAGTGTGGCCTCCTCGGACATGTGGGACCTGTTCCTGGTGCGTCTGCTCATGGCCATGGCCATAATGCTGTACTACAGTAACTTCTCCCTGGCCATGGAGGAGCGCTTCATGCTGAAGCCCAAGGCCACAGGTTATCTAATCAGCTACAGCTCTACCCTGGGGGCCCTAGCCGGGTTCTTGGTGGGACCCATCACTAAACTGTACAGTAACAAAATGTCGGCACTGTTGCTACACTCTTCGGTCGTCACGTGTTGCCTGATCCTGCTCTACGCCGCAGCGCCCAGTGTCTGGCACGTGTTGTTAAGTTCCACTTTCATCGCCATCTCTACAACCATCGGACGCACCTGCATCACTGACCTGGTACTGCAGAAAGGGGGCACTCACGCCAGCGGCACACTCATCGGGGCGGGGCAGTCAGTGACCGCGGTGGGGCGCGTGCTCGCCCCCCTGCTCTCGGGGCTGGCCCAGGAGTTTAGTCCCTGTGGGCCCCCGATTCTGGGGGTAGGGTTGGCGTTAGCGGCTGTCGTCCTGCTGCTGGTCAGGGTGCCAAAATGGGACGGGAGGGGCAAGAGGAAAGAGGCATAACTCTAAGTCACACACAGTGAGAGAGGGAAtgaatgagagagggagtgagatgaAAACTACCACAGCACTGGAGACAGAACTGATGCAGAACTGTTGGGGTTGGTTTTTGTTGACGTGTCAGCTGGGTGTTGTttcattgtttgtttttttagctGTCGATGACAGAGCCACAACTCCAGCTCTGTTGGTTGGGTCTCGatgtgatgacatcacagcaCCGATAGGACCCAGGTCATCATCGGCATCGCTCTTCCCCCCCCTTTCAGTCCCCCAAACAGACCGGGTCATCATCAGCATGGCTATTCCCCACTTCAGTCCCCCAAACACAGGCGAATGCAAAATGTTCAGTGTTGCCAAGGCGACCGTGAACAAAGCCAGCAACCCTCTGTAAAAGTCATGGGAAGTTGTCCATGCTAAGTTAGCTTAGCGTAGGTCAACAGCATGTCAGTGGCTCATTAGGTTCTTATAACCTAGAAATATTCAAATGTTTATGTCTCTAGTGAGAGGCACTAATTCAATTAAAAGCAACAACATATAAGTCTAATGTTACTCTAATGTAATCCTGCTCTTCCTTAATAACCACTACAAATTGTCCAGGAAAGTATTGGTACTGAAAATGCTAATTTCCCCAAATGCTCTGTTTCTGACCTATCTTATGAGGGTGGACAGCAGGTGAAGGggctcctctttcctcctctggcGCCAcattctattttctctctcttctcacaaAAGTGTGCACTCCGTCACCGTCCCTTAAGGGTTGAACATATTTGGATTAGTGTGAATACAGCCACACCAATCCAGTGCTTTTGAATCCTTTTGGGTGAGTGATCTAGTACACACTGGGGAAACGGATCAGAACTTTAACTGAGCTTGAGTACTGGTTGTCCACAGACACATATCTAGGATTCATTTACCCTTcctaaatcctaaccctaaccatgtgTGGGGAAGTAAAACACACTTTCCAAGGATCTTAGGTCGGTGTCTGTGGGTAACGTCATCCTACTTCCTTTTAACCACTACGGTTTCAGGGCCTTTTCAAAGGAAATGTTTACTTTTATAAAAATATATCATGTATTttaattttatattattttcccttATTGAGTTTATTACAATTCATAAATGTACTGTTAATTATTATTTTGATATGAATTATCTTATTTTGAATGGAGTTGCCCTTACACTGACCCAAATGCTACTGAATGTTATGAAGACAATTATTGTACTGAATGATTCATATAAAGGAAGTAAAGATCATACCATTTGACAATAAAATAAGTATATTCCTAAACATGTGAATGTTCTTGAATGTAAATGTCAGTTCCATAACTTCAGTTAAATTTTTTTTCGATTTGATGATGGATGACTGATAGTTTGTGTGAGATTTCTTTCTCCTACAAGGTGTTTTTAGCTCTGTTGCTAATGCTGAGTTCATGACATCTCATGATTTCATAAATATGAGCATATGACTGGAGATAATCCACTTGAACACCCCTCCAACTAGTAATTACTAGTGTCAAACTCGTCTAACATCCCTGAGCTCCGACTTCTCCAACATGTTGAACTCTGacgtcacctactaaggaaattaccTCGATAGCATTTTCAGCAGTTAATACAACCCAAAAAGATACAATAAACCAAatctatttatatatatttttttaacactaTAACTTGATTACAAGCAATAGCTGTACTTGTCGTTTATAGTTGTAGCAGCCTGTTTGCCATTAGCCAATCAGCTTTCTTAAAGAGCTCAAAGCACGTGAATGCACACAACTCGTTGCTCCCggtttaccagtagtgttttcagAGTTTTTCATGAGCTTAGCGTCAGACTTTAAACACTGATCCATCTCTGCGATACAGCAACTTGAACTACTATTTTCTCAAGAAATAAGGTGTCATTTCAACATTATACATCAAGATTTTATTACTTAACTAAAGTAACACAGATAGTCAGAGCAGTGTTCATGAAGACCCTGTTAAGATATTACTGGTCTGAATATCAGACACAAGGagaaacaaaaaaactgaaaagctAGAAGATAAGAAGTGTCTTTCCTGAAAGTGTCTTCACTTGCATAGAGATATACCAATGTATTAAAATCTACTAAAGAATGTCATTGAAATCTTGCAGGTAAAACCAGGGGTGAAAGTAAATCAAATGTCTTCCTGGTATAGTACAAGCATGTGTACACATAAACATAATGTAGAATGACAAATAGAATCTCtattaatttaataggatctctgtgagTCTAATAGTGAAGATGAGTCTTTTTGAATTGTTTTACTTGATATCTTATTTAGAGTGATGTGTTGTAAGAGTCTTTGTTCTTCAGAGAGTGGTTGGTTGTAGACCAGTGGTTCTTAACTGCTTTTGCCTCGGGACCCaaattgaaccaggttgtctcagTCACGATCCAATATTGGCATCACAAAAATTTTGGGGGGAAAAATGCAATCTGGAAAActatttttaatactatattGATAGTAAATGTGAAAATTATATGACAAGGGAACAACAGTCCCACTTTTTTCATTGTCAATAATTACATTTTGCACATATTCTTGATGAAGAATGTTATGCTCACTGGTTTAAGATCTCAAAAGCAACCAAATCTGCTAGTAACTCAATATGGAACACTGTTTTAAAGAAAAATAGTTCAGAGGTTAAATTATAATAAAAATATAGGTTCATTATCAATTCTACACACTTTCTACCTGGTTTTAGTTGTTTAAGTTCAGACTagggtatttaaaaaaaaagatttttacACTGACCCATTAAAAAACTCCCAGTTGAGAATCACTGTAGACAATCCAATTATCCATTCCCCTTGGCTTGTAGGGCATTTTAATCTTGTGGTATTTGACACTTCACAGTTCTGAGATTCTGGAGTCGTTGTAGATTAGAACCCAAGACAGCCTATAGCAGCCCTCCTGCTACTTTCCTGACAGCTGATTAGTCCTCAGGGGTTCTAGGGTTTCCGAGTCTTCCACTGTGGCCTGAGCAGGGGTTTCTGCGTTCCGCTGTCGTCACGGTCACCAGGCTCTGCAGCCCAGGCTGGGGTCGGGGACAAGGGCTGCTGCTCCCCCTCTGGCCTGTGGTCACCGCTGCCATGGTCACCTGAGGAGCCATTATCAGGGCCGTTGGAGGGGTCGTGGCGAGGGACGGGTATCCGGGAGTCACTGGAGGAGTAGTTTAGTCGGGACATGCCACGCCCCCAGGcacctcttcctccactcctctcatcCACCAGGTCTACTACAGAGCTAGAGGGCACCTCTGTCAGTGTGTTCAGCCTGCGTAGGGGCAGCATTGCTCGGGATGAGGAGCGACTGGGCTGGTTAAACCTGGAGCGGGCTAATGGGTAATCCACCTCCGACATGgtctcatcatcatcattacctgAGTGAAAGAAAGAGACATTGTCAATTTAGTTTAGGATACAAGCATTGAAGTGCAAAGAGCCTAAATATTGTAGAGATTatagagtgacacacacacactttattttGAGCATCACCTGTATGCCTCAGTCTCTGAGGAGGGAACTTTGAGTCCAGACTCTTCCCTGGAGGGAGAGAAAAGTACTTCTGGGATTTGGCCTCAttctgagagaaagagaaaagggagGAGGTGAGCggggaataaagagagagataagcGGTTGTACACTTTGATCACAACAAAGGGTTTTCCTGTAACATTTTGTTTTTATCAAATCATGAAATGCTGTACACAGACTAGACCTGCATTACTAACATTAATACTAAAATATTTAGATGAATATCTATTCTAACATTAATACTAAAATATTTAGATGAATATCTATTCTAACATTAATACTAAAATATTTTGATTAATATCTATTCTAACATTAATACTAAAATATTTAGATTAATATCTATTCTAACATTAATACTAAAATATTTAGATTAATATCTATTCTAAAATTACTACTAAAATATTTAGATTACTATCTATTCTAACATTACTAGTAAATGATTTAGGTTAATATATGTTCCTAATGTAGAGTAACAGTCAAACAtgtggacacacccactcattcaacggttattctttatttttactattttctacattgtagaatagtgaagacttcaaaactatgaaataacacatatggaatcctgttgtatgaaaaaagtgttaaacaaatcaaaatatattttatatttgagattcttcaagtagccaccctttgccttgatgacagctttgcacacgcttggcattctctcaaccagcttcatgaggtagtcacctggaatgcattttaattaacagatgtgcctagttaaaagtttatttgtgcAATTTCTAtaattcttaatgcatttgagccaatcagttgtgttgtgacaaggtaggggtggtatacagaagatggccctatttggtaaaagaccaactccatattatggcaagaaaagctcaaataagtgtcaggttttggccaggactgtttaggttttgttcactagatgtcccccttgcaccttttttgtaccttttgtttttcttgctccaattattgtttgcacctgtaagtcattcccttgttagtatttaaaccctgtgtgttccttagttccttgctcagtgtttgtaagttagcacccagccccagcccaagccttgttttatatagacttttctcttgttggattttccagaggttctctggttttgttcttgtttagtatttgagtagtcttttgaggtttgtttttccctgctgttttttaccactttgtggattttttgttgtattttggaggatatccatttttcattaaaccaccatctctagtactgctgtgtctgcctcatcttctgggttctgccaattattaagtgactgtttctcgcaccgggtcctgacaataagcaaagagaaacgacagtccatcattactttaagacatggtcagtcaaccCGGAGAATTTCAAGaaatttgaacgtttcttcaagttcagtcgcaaaaaccatcaagtgatatgatgaaactgtctctcatgaggagcgccacaggaaagaaagacccagagttacctctgctgcagaggatatgttcattcgagttaccagcatcagaaattgcagcacagagatcaagtaacagacacatctcaacatcaactgttcagaggagactgcgtgaatcaggccttcatggtcgaattgctgcaaagaaaccactactaaaggacaccaataagaagaagaagaacaggacaatgacccaacacacctccaggctgtataagggctatttgaccaagaaggagagtgatggagtaatgcatcagatgacctggcctccacaatcacctgacttcaacccaattgagatggtttgggatgagttggaccgcagagtgaaggaaaagcatccaaaaagtgctcagaatatgtgggaactccttcaagactgttggaaaagcattccagctgaagctggttgagagaatgccaagagtgtgcaaagctgtcatcaaggcaaagggtggctattttgaagaatctcaaatctcaaatatatttttatttgtttaacacttttatggttactacgtgattccatttgtgttattacatcgttgtgatgtcttcactattattctacaatgtagaaaatagtacaaataaagaaaaagccttgaatgagtaggtgcgtccaaacttttgactggtactgtaagtccgTGTGTTCCGCACCGGTCCGTTTAAGCTGCCGGGTCGGAGGCTGCGTCGGATGCTGGTGTGCCGTCGGATCAGGATCTCTTTTGTCCGGCTGTCGTTGGGCAGGGAGTGCTTGGTGGTGTACGCCGTGGTCTGgaaaaacacacagagaaacatacAATACATAAGACACACCCACCGTCTGATAACACGCACTAtaacacacaacacattacatAAAACACACACTGCATAGAAAATCGGATACAACGCCATCATGCAGCAGAGGCCAACATATTGAAGGAAACACGCCCAATCTAACATGGGGTTTCTACATACAGTAGCTCTATCTGTACCACCCTGCTTTAATCTcctaatgacacacacactaatgacaaACACACTAACTACACACACgctaatgacacacacactaacgacacacacactaatgacaaaaacacaaatgacacacacactaatggtACACACACTAATGACAAACACACTAAcgacacacacactaatgacacacactaacgacacacacactaatgacaaacacactaatgacacacagactaatggtacacacactaatgacacacacactaatgacacacacacaaatgacacacacactaatgacacacacact
This genomic window contains:
- the LOC139546348 gene encoding major facilitator superfamily domain-containing protein 9-like, with the translated sequence MNNAKCSILNQIPRRRTRIIQCIYVVGFMDLFAVSMIIPLLSHHVKALGASPTVAGLVGSTYGILQLFSSTIVGSWSDVVGRRYSMLMCLLLSALGYCLLGMSTSIALFLLARIPVGLFKHSLSICRALLSDLVSEVERPLVMGHFNVASSMGFILGPVVGGYLTEHEGGFYISSFTCAAIFLLNAGLVWLLPWSDALTLRTDANSDSSASNASCHDNDNHFTSTQQNCSQGNSNNQTTASAAAVTGSVAPEKNQRSWSWDLDWGEESLLPSAWRQLSSVGSKISSVASSDMWDLFLVRLLMAMAIMLYYSNFSLAMEERFMLKPKATGYLISYSSTLGALAGFLVGPITKLYSNKMSALLLHSSVVTCCLILLYAAAPSVWHVLLSSTFIAISTTIGRTCITDLVLQKGGTHASGTLIGAGQSVTAVGRVLAPLLSGLAQEFSPCGPPILGVGLALAAVVLLLVRVPKWDGRGKRKEA